One Sphingomonas sabuli genomic region harbors:
- a CDS encoding GFA family protein yields the protein MAYEGSCHCGAVRFTVDGDMPTEAMSCNCSHCRRKGFLLTFVPADKFTLDSGADELSEYRFNTKRIAHKFCRVCGVQGYAEGTGPDGSEMRMVNLRSVPDCDLDSLTIRKVDGASR from the coding sequence ATGGCTTACGAGGGCAGCTGTCATTGCGGCGCGGTGCGCTTCACCGTCGACGGCGACATGCCGACCGAAGCGATGTCGTGCAATTGCTCGCATTGCCGCCGCAAGGGCTTCCTGCTGACGTTCGTGCCGGCGGACAAGTTCACGCTCGATTCCGGCGCGGACGAGCTGAGCGAATATCGCTTCAACACGAAGCGCATCGCGCACAAATTCTGCCGCGTCTGCGGAGTCCAGGGCTATGCCGAGGGCACGGGGCCGGACGGGTCGGAGATGCGCATGGTCAACCTGCGCTCCGTGCCCGACTGCGACCTCGATTCGCTGACTATCCGGAAGGTCGACGGCGCCAGCCGCTAA